In Cucurbita pepo subsp. pepo cultivar mu-cu-16 chromosome LG10, ASM280686v2, whole genome shotgun sequence, the DNA window CAGCATGGCCATACAATTTTGTGtcttcatctttttatttcaaGGAAAATGAACGTGGTTCCATTTCAGGAAGACTGTTAGTCCAAGACAGGTAAAATTGGTTTCCATTTCTAAGGAATGGTGATTTTCCTTTCGGTGACTTTCTCTCTCGTTCTCTCGCCAGGTTTATTTCAAGTTCCCCCATCCCTGCAAGAGATGCACATGTTGGTTTATCTGCTGCTAGAGAAGAAGGTGGCTGGCAAATAGAGAGCAAGGTGAAAGCTATTCCTTACCTTTCCTAGGCCAGGAACTTTCTTGCACTTGTTACTCTCATAAACTTTAATAACAACTTTGATTTCATAACTTCGTCTAGGAATATCAATTTTGGGTACAAACAGATTCCAATGGAGATTTCACTATCAGAAACGTTATTCCAGGAGTCTATGGACTTCACGGTTGGGTTCCTGGATTCATTGGTGATTATCTTCACCAATCACTAGTAACAGTATCTGCAGGTCCTTTTGCTGTTCTTCACTGAAGTTTATCTGTTTCCTACGTCTAATACAATTATTACGATGCTACTTCTTCAACTAGTTGTGATAGTTGTTGATATTGATCAGGATCTCATACCCATCTTGGCATTCTGACCTATAGTCCCCTCAGAGATGGTCCTACTGTTTGGGAGATTGGTTTTCCTGACCGAACAGCTGGTAGCTTCTATGTTCCTGATGTGAATCCGATGTATGTCAACAAGTTATTTCTTCACAGCCCTGAGAAGTAAGTTACACTTGTTTACTTGGAAATTTGTAGGCAATATATCCTGTATCTGACTACGTGTACCAAATCCAGGTTCAGGCAATATGGTTTATGGGAGGGATACAGTGATTTACATCCAATAAATGACCAAGTTTTCACTGTGGGTATCAATGATCCGAAGAAAGATTGGTTCTATGCTCAAGTTTGCAGGTTCGTACTTGCAACCCATCATATATATTGACAAAATGAACGCTAAAATTCACTTGACGGTGACTGCTATTATTCTGTAGAAGAGGGGAAGATGGTAAGTTTGTTGCGACAACATGGAGTATTAAGTTCAACATGACATCATTAACCGAAGGAACTTACAGGCTGAGGTTGGCGATTGCATCCGCCACACGCTCGGACTTAAAGGTACAAAAAACAAGCAGGAAAACGTTGGAGATAAGGCTTGCTCTTGGTTTCTCTCATAAACTGTTTCATTTTATGCCTGCAGATCAATGTCAACTCAATGGGGTCGGAGTCGTCACTGGTTTTCCAGCTGATGAATCTGGGAATGGATAACACAGTTTGCCGACATGGAAATCATGGACTGTATCGAAACTATAGTGTTGAGGTTCCATCATCAATGCTTATTAAGGGAGATAACAACATATTTCTGACGCAGGCAAGAGGTGGAGATGAACTCTGTGGGCTTTTATACGATTATTTAAGACTGGAAGCACCTGATGATACTCCATCAAGTTGAACATCTAATTGAATGCTCTATTTTATCAGAATCGAAAGATCCTCAGCACTTGTGATTGATATTGGTTTCGGCGTGGACCAAATGATGTATTGTTAAAGGATCCCAAGTTCTTGAGAAGGGAAACTCAAAACATTCCACTTAATCAAACCTGAATTTCATAACAAACAACTTACTGTTTATCCTTAGTTGATTTGATAACAACAACAATCAATCCTACACGGATATTTACCGAGACTATAAAGATAGGACAGACCCAAACCCCAAAAATCTACATGGAATAACGGTACTCTAGATTATGCGAAAATTTTAGACTGCATCCTGTGTCAACTGTGTCATTGACTCGATCGCTGGCCTCATTTTTGTATAGGTGTATGGCCTCAACTGTGTAATTGATCATCGGAAAGCATTCACAAAAGCCATAAGCGAGTCAACATCTCTCTTCTCCGAGGGGTACTTGATCGGCCGAGAGGAATGTTTAGGGAAGAAGAGTATGGTGGGGAAGCTATCTAGCTGCAATTCTCGCTGTGCAAACTCTTTCGCCGTATCGGCTCTAAACTTCCCAACCTTCACTCCTGTCCCCGCTAGCTTATCAGCTAATTCAACGTAGGAGCCTTCCATTGCCTGCTCAATTTGAATAGATGGAAATTGTAAACAATCTCATAATAAAGATGGGTAATATCATCGTGAAATGACgaggaaaagaagagattATATTAAAACATGGCATCTTACCTGACAGAAGCGGCACCAAGGTGCGTACAGAACAACAATCCATGGTTCCTTTTTACCCTCCAATCTTGCCAAATTCTCTATTCCATCCCTTGTCAAGCTCACCAAATTCTGAGACTCAAAAATATCCACATCTGTAGAGTCTCCCTTTACATTGCCATTTAGCTCGGCTGCATCTTCCTGCTTAAGATTTCCTTTGTGAAGACCACATTCCTTAGCCTTCGCATCCTCCCACCACCATCTTCCTTCCCTCTCATGTTGCCATGGCAACACAGGTCTCGTGCATGGTTCACACCCAATTGAGACGTATCCTTGTGAGTGCAATGTATTAACCGGCACATTCATGGATCGTAAGAAGTCCCATATGTCTTTACTGCCAACGTTAGCAACCGGATTCCATTTGACCAAGCTACCAATACCACCATCCAGCCCTTCAAAAACAGGGTCCACCTGCACAACAGGAACTTCAGACCTGGTTCCAGGGGATTGGTCTTTCCTCTGACCAGTGATCCATGCTCGCAGTCCCTTCAAGGCCCTTCTCAGAGGCCTCACCTTGCGCACACGGCAGCATTCCTGGTGCCCATCCTCGTAAAAGGAAAACAGCCCTTTGCTTCGGACTAATGCTTGAACTTCAACAGCATCAGGGAACATGTACTCAATATGGATGCCGTAATGTTTTTCCACTTCATCAAAGCATTTATATGTTTCTGGATTCAATCTTCCAGTGTCCAAGCTGAAAACTCTAAATGGCCGACCAGTTAAATGGGCATACTCGATCAAAGCAACGTCTTCAGCACCACTGCAGGAAAGAAcattaaaaacttaatttcttgtacaatgaaaataaagaaaaacgtGAGAATGATTGAAGTGCCATCAGCGCCGCTGACCAACGAAATTTTGAAAgtcttttaattcttaatccatttttcttctgtaAAGTTATGATTACGACAAAATCCGCATACAAGGtaaaaatttatatgtatTTCTCCTAAGAGGGCCGCACTGGAttccaacaaatttttaattacagtgtttaaaatattaagaacaaTTAATACACATCCAGACATTAACTTTGCCATATTGATCGATTCAGATGTGTTACCTGAAAGCAATAGCAATATCATTGCCAAATTTCTCTAGGGCTTTGTCCATAATTTCAAGGGGTGAAGCATTTTCAAGGTCTTTAGCTAAACCCTCGTAGTCCTCAACCTGCACTTCCTCAACCACCGCTGCAATGAATGTATAAACACATCAATTTCACTGCCAAAACCAAATAACTACTCAGAAGCCCTCGTAAAGCCATCAAGAATTCCTGCTAGGAAAATTAACGAAAATtaacaaagagaaagaagaccCACCAGGGGCAACGGAGGAAGCTGCCAGAGGAGCAACGGAGTCGTTCCGTTTTGGTTCGGCATGTAGAGGCTCTACAGAGCATCGTCTCTGCGAATAGTTCACAGACGAGGCTGGCAAATTAGGCCGACTGAACAACCTAACCAAACCAATTTGCGGGGCTGCAAAGGTCCAACAAACACATAAGACTTGAGTATAGAAAATAACAATTGAAAAACGATTCTGTTAAAGAGGAGTACAGAAATTCAGAGCAAAATACTATAACACGGCGACGTAAATCTAGCCATTCATAACAAAAAGGGCAACAAATTAAAACGGTCAAACGAAGAATCGCTTGTCTCCAATGAAGAATAGTGGACTCATTGCCCATTTTGAtgtcaatttcaatattaaaaaaaaaaggggcaAATCTAGAATTGAACAAGCAGCCATTGCTTGACAAGATGACTTCCATAAGAGGAATTGGCGAATCTAATTAAACATAAAGAAGAATTTGTTTTCCATCCACCAACACGCTTCTCCGCAAGCAATCATAATTAAACCATAAAAGCACAAACATTGagtgacaaaaaaaaagaaattaaaagtacCTTTAGGCTCAGAGGCGGAAATGGAACGAGAGAAACTGGAACCGGTAATCGCagaagctgaagaagaagaagcaagcGCCATTGTAGAATCGAACTCGCTCCAAAAGCTTCTTCTTCGAACGCTCTTTCTAAGAAATTTGTGTTTCTCTGAGCTTTCCAACACCGTATTGATAATTTGATACTGAAAGCAAAATGGAACGATAAATATCGATGGTCCAGTGAGGAAGACGTTTGTGGTTCATTGAACCTGGACGCTATTACGGATTAGAGCCGCCTCGTCTTTTTGCTTACGTGGCTGATTATTACTGGTTCAGAATTCAAGTCCCCTAGACGCGCGGCGCTCACTGCTTTCGTCACGTACTTCAACCGGGATCCCCATGGTCAAGCctcccattaaaaaaaaaaaatgtttttttagtgctttgcttttggaaaataaagtagttttaatttgtgttgtacaaacataatttattttaatcttattttaaaaaataatatatattattttttccatttttatttctttaaattttaaaaataaaaatgtgtagcattagattaaaaatttattccatATCATTCggttaagaataagaaatagaattataaTTGGATCGGAAGTATGATCTTCGTTTACAACGGTTTAAATaagatacaaactatcaactaataccatagaaaatatataactaatttaatcgggtaaataagataaattatactactaatcaaatcctaagataaaatatactgctaacaactccaaaaaaaaaaaagagaaaaaatattaacggattacgaatatctaagatatactccataactaattattaaaatatattctccaaatatcgTATCTTAATacatttgatatttataattttaaatggtaatttaaaaatagtatagaAGGTAGAATCTTTTTCTCTTACGAAACCCaccaaaaaaatttagggtttatacAGAGAACCTGAAAGATtcttagattaaaaataaataaaaaataaaaataaagattctATGGCTATCAAATTCCtcgtatttcttttttcttttaattttaaaataaacttttgtgGTGGGTTAcgaaatttttattattataattagtaTTACGTAGAAAATACGAAGACTCCTCCAATTTAAAATgtgaatttaatatttggagtttaatttataatatttttaggcGACTCACGTTGGATCCTCATTTGAACTCtctcttattatattttattgaattaattattcagaataataataaaaatttaaaatagtgagTCGTTTTCCAATTTCCATCACTAAATGCGACCAcaaattccatttttctccaccaatagaattaatttttatttttagaatacaATATAGTGTGGCTTAAGCGTCTTTATGCCATTGTAAGGCCAtcgttttttttgttaaatatttgTGGTCCTTATTATTCTATAAACCCTTTATCACATTCACTTGGCATCACTATCACTTTgtctatttcttttgtttacttcactaaataaataaataaatatatatatatatatatatatagaatataataaatattagatacgcatgaaaaacaaaaaaaaaagaaggaattttatcgaatatttaaaactaaaacgaAGTAGATAATTgaatatatttcaaatcaaataatttagagttaaaaTTAAgacttttattgttattatattaCAAGAAAATAGATATATCATAATTGTATATGCTATAAACAAGTtgcattaataaaataaaataaaataaaataaaaggaattaAAATGTGTAAAGGTGATAGTGGGAATTTGGAATCTCCCTTTTGAGGAGCCTATGGAGAAGCATGTCCTTTGCAGACGTAAAGAGGCAAAgccatattttcttcttcttcttcttcttttttttttttattattattattattttgtctgttttttttttctttttataatccACATCAGATAATTGGTTGGAAGAGGGAAAAAATGAGTTTATTcgtaaaaaagaattgaaaaaaaataaaaataaaagtgtaGCATTTCTGGCGCAAGCAAACCAACGcatcaatttcattaaatattaatgtatAGAATCAGGTCTAGATTGGTCGCATGAATGACTTTATTAAATCATGGGAtgaaataattacaaaaatattggAATTAAACATTTTGAGTATGAAATCtaattaaggaaataaattattttgtaataattacaaaaacaaagtttgtttttttgtggATATTGGTGCTGAAAACCAATCTACCAATCTAAAATGCCTATGCATGTATGAGTCTATGCATCCGAGTGTGAATGGGCCAAACTATGCCAAACTCGGCCCATTCAAATGGGCCTTGTGGATTCTAAAAGTTGAACAGCCCATACACTTTTTGGGCTTCACTCTTTACTCCATCATTTTTTGAACTTAAAGAATATagagttgaaaagaaaaatacgaGGCTGAATGAACAGATCCAAATGGGTTGATGGAAAATTACATAAAAGTCCTTGACTCAAAGCCTCAACCTCCAGGGCAATTCTGTATAATGACACGAATCCAAGAGCACATCATGACAGCGTCGGTAAAGCGTGTGGACATCTGAATGTGGTCCCATCTATAAATCTAACGGCTGTAAGAACAcgaaataatatttctttttcataaagtcgaatttttatttttctttttacttttctattttacaTAAATTAAAGGAAGATGTTGGAAAAGATATTGtcacatttttataatgtaCATCTTTGTCAACTATTttatatatcaataaaaattaatgtacAATATATCCGGACTAGCATTAAGGCATCAAACGCCCATTTTCTTATCAagaattatgatatttataaaaaaagaaaaaaagtgtgtaatatatgtttaaatttggtttataaatttataacaaaattaaagattttaaaaattaattgatatattagtataaatttaaatgttaaatttgtGTTGAATAGATTtgaggataatatttttttatataaatttggagattaaatttaagttaaaaaattaaaaaataaaattgtaatttaaccacTATCTCGAGGGTATATATAGAACGATGCCGCTGTACCAGATTGCGGTGTTTACCGTTTCCCCGTACACGAGAGTCTTGAGGCATCAAGAGTAGGGCACTTGTTCTCTTCCTCTGCAACCCTTGACAGGCGCGCGACACTGAGGTATGATCTCTCTCACCGATGTCTGGAATTCCTTCCCTTTCAAGCCATCATCACAATCCCCCTCTTCCATCTCCACCactctccttttcttcgacCACACCGTATTCACCTCCGATCAATCGCACTCCTGCTGCTGTGGAGcaacccttttcttttgtccaTCCTTTTCTCTACAACTGCTACTGCTGTGGACCAATATCAcctttccttctcttctcttctgcTACTGCCACTGTCTTGGAGCcgaacattttcttttctcccttttggAGCCAAGAATTCTTTACACTATTAGGTCTCTTTTCTGGGGTGCACACCAACTGTTTGCACAAAGTTCTCTAAGATGGTTGATATAGAAATCAAATATGAGATAGaaatgttattaatttataaaagtttccGTTGTTCAAGTGAGCAGTGTTCAAAGCTACCTGCACTATGATCGGTTTATGGTCAAGTCCACCCATATTTTTGTTATGCAATATTATAATAGACATCATGTATGCTTGTACGGGAGAGATAATTTCTAGTATAATTTGATAGAAAGACAGACGGGAAGTGAGTGGAAATGGAGGTTAAATCCCACCCCACTTCTTTTgcactaaaaaagaaagttgaaaaagaaGTCGGAAATGGAGTTTCATTGGTCCACGTACGTCTAATTTGTTTATGAAGATAAGCCCCATATGTTGATATCATTGAATTTCCTCAATTTTGCCAAGATCGTTCTAGTACCCTCAAGCTACTTCATTTCACTGTTTACCCCTGTTCAACTGGCGAGTGGTGAGTTCTCTCAGGCGGGTCAGTCCATGTCGTGCTATTAAATTTCACATATCTTTGTCGCTTCTCTGTGAATTCTCACATTTTCTTGTTGTTCCTGAGTATCTATCGTCTTTGTCATCTAGACGTGATTGCTAGGATCCACATGGTCAGCTAATGTTGCTTGATTGTGCTCAAGATGTGAAGTTTTACTAGGGGGTGTGGAGTTGAAGTTATGCAGTTCAATAAATTTTGGTTTCGTAATCATCTTCTTGTCAATTTTTACAGACTAGTCGATTTCAGTTGCTATGGCCGAGGTTGCATCTCTTGCTCCGAATGCCGACTTGTTGGAATGGCCCAAGAAGGACAAGCGTCGGTTTCTTCATGTTGTTTACCGTGTCGGTGACCTTGACCGCACTATCAAGTACGATTCTATTATTTGGCACAAcgaatttttcattttgcatTTGATTGTTCTGATTCTTTGTTTACTTTTCAGGTTTTATACTGAATGTTTTGGGATGAAGTTATTGAGGAAGAGGGATGTACCAGAAGAGAAATACTCTAATGCCTTCCTTGGATTTGGTCCAGAGGATTCCAATTTTGTGGTGGAATTGACATATAGTATGAACCCTTCATTTATCCGTTTCATCATGCTCACGCATATCTCTGATTATGTTCTCAGATTTGCGTGAAGTACTCTTGATTCGTAATGTTGATAAAATCTGACAAGTGGGATGGAAAACCTAAAATTGTGGCTTTAGCTTATTTTTCTCGAGcaaaatatcttttacttgGCAAACACTGTTGGTTATAATTTCTTCGTCTGTCTTCAACCATATTTTGCGTGCTGGTGGTTCCTATCCATCAAATTTATATGGACGGGAGAAATGAATATGTTTCTTCCCCAGCCTGGTCGCTTAAGTTTGAGCATGAATGGGTCGATCTAAATTCTGAAACTTATCTTTTCTGGAGTTCATTACAACTTGTCTATTTTGGTTCGGTGATAAACTTTGATATTGATGGTAGTTCATATTGTTGGTTTTTTGCAGATTATGGAGTTAGTTCTTATGATATTGGGACAGGCTTTGGCCATTTTGCTATTGCATCTCAAGATGTAAGAGTGTCCCATTTTAGTAAGTTTAATTGTTTGTATTAAACTGAAAATAAACTCTCGTGGACTTCTAGGTATATAAACTTGTAGAAGATATAAGAGCAAAGGGAGGGAGCATTACCAGGGAGCCTGGTCCAGTCAAAGGAGGATCCTCCGTTATTGCCTTTGCAAAAGATCCTGATGGTTATATCTTTGAACTCATCCAAAGAGGTCCCACTCCCGAGCCACTCTGCCAAGTAATGCTTCGTGTTGGTGACCTGGAACGCTCTATCAAATTTTATGAGAAGGTATTTATTCAAACGAATTTGTTTCTATCTGTTTAATATCCTACCGTCTTATTGGAGAAATTGTTTTACAGAGGAATTCTTGAACGATGACATGGTAGTATTAAAAGATGCTCGTTATAATTATTGTGGCTTCTTTGTTTTAACCTTCGAGCAACATGATTCTGGAAAATGAACGATTGTACCAAGACTTGCTCAAGTGTGCAAATCGcaaaataaattgttatagAAATTGCCTTTTTTTGTTAAACATAAGTTGTTTGAGATATATATTCATATGTCTATTCTATCggatttttattaatgttctCGTATTTTATGGTTTCTCTTTGCGTAGGCCTTAGGAATGAGGTTATTGAAGAAGGTTGATAGGCCAGAATACAAGGTTGgcaagttttctttttacagTTACCACCAATTCTTTCGCTATGGATTGATCTTTCTGTCTTTCTGATACTGGAAATGCTTTGGTTCTTTTTATCTCACTATATGCATCCTACAGTACACCCTCGCCATGATGGGATATGCAGATGAATTAGAGACGACAGTGCTAGAGTTGACTTATAATTATGGTGTGACTGAGTATACCAAGGGAAATGCATATGCTCAGGTGAGTTTATCACACCTTTCTCcatctattatttatttaattaattttaaacggaaactctttctttctattgtGTACCTGTTAAACGattattttggtttgtttCAGGTTGCCATTGGTACTGATGATGTGTATAAGAGTGCTGAGGTTATCAAACTGGTTAACCAGGAACTTGGAGGAAAGATAACTCGACAAGCAGGACCACTTCCTGGAATCGGCACAAAAATTGTTTCCTTTCTGGATCCTGATGGTTGGAAGACTGTAAGTATCTTATTGTAATTTTCTATATTCAATTTGGTCCAACATTATTTCTAATTGTCAAAATTCAAGTGCcaatactttttcttttgcactTAAAACACTAGTAAATAGAAAGCCATTCCAAACGGGCTCTAAATGGCTCTCTAAGTGTCTCGATCAACTCACTCTCTTATGGTAAAAATGacttattattatgatttacTTTCGAGGGGTAAGATCAGTGCACTTGcctttttaataagaaaacgTGGAACTGCAATCGTGtctttatttttggaggatTCTTCGTATCATAAAGGAATACAAGTTGGATTACCTCTTTGACTGGTGATGCCAAACATATGATAACGCATGCCATGCACTCGAGCTTAAAATTTGAGATACATGTGATCTTAAGCCTAGTAGTTGATTAGCTTTGAAATGTGGGCTAAGCTTTTCATTACTCTTTGTAGGTCCTTGTTGATAATGCAGACTTCCAAAAGGAATTGGAACATCAATGAGCTGTGTCCTGTTAAATAAACAAGCGATGGGGTAAAACCGTCCTGCTTATGTGGTATCTACCTATCTATGTTGGAATAATGTAGAGTCTGACAATGGCTCCAAATCTTTCACATTTTCAAGTGGTTGCACCTGTGGTATAGCAGTTGCCATGGCCTGTACGACGTTTCAAAAGCAAAAAATCAATCTACAAACTCTACTTCTAAGTAGTTCCATGTTATTAATGTAGCCTTCCTTCCTACATGTTAATATATCTTTTTGTCCCATCGCTCCCATAAGATTTTTCTCACCTAGTTGATTCTTCTTTGTCCCTCCACCAAACTTCGTGAACTGGATAACATCCTGCGAAATCAGGTGAGCTATGTATATTGTAGCTGAATAAGCCAACCTGTACACAGGAAGAGATCATTTGAGCTTGGTCCATTAGACATGGGCCGATTGGGCTGAAGAatttggtggtggtgggaCAAGGAACTGTGGAGGGTTGCATGCAGACAGCCACGAGAGTCAGAAGAGGGTGACGCATCCATTGCCATTCCTGTCTCTGCCACTGTCTGACCAAAATCCCCAATTATTAGTATTACCCACATACAGACcctctcctttcttttctttcttttaacacAGCTTtgcatatatatttttctcttgtgttaaagaaaaagaaaaagagaaaaaagagagagccCATATGAATTTGGAGACGAAACAAAACGAGTGAGCGGTTGAGGCAAAGGAAGGTAAAGTACAGACATTAGAAAGAAATATCCACAACGTCTGCTCCCGACCCATTACCAAAAGACGCGCccatttcctctctctccccGTGCTTCCCAATAAAGCCACACACGCATTTTTACCATTTTGCCCTTCCTCTCCCTCTaacattctcttcttcttcttcttcttcttcttcttcttttcttcctgcGAGTCTGTGACCGattatacaataaaaaaattaatatatatatatatatatatatNATTTGTCGCTCTCTTCccgtttccttttcttcttcattcttcattccttccttccattttcGCGGCTGTAATGGCGAAGTCGTCGACCCCCACGACGACGTCGCTTTCGACCGTTAAACCCAAGGATTATGCTCATAGTCCTGTCCATTACGCCGTCGCTCTTGCGGATCATTCGGCTCTTTCTCGTATCGTTTCCACTCTTCCTCGTCTTTCCGATCCTGTTCTTATTCATACCGAGGCTGATTCTCTTGCTCAGGAGCGCATTGCTGACAAGATCTCTGCCGTCCTCGACCGCCGTGATGTGCCCTACCGTGAAACTCCTCTACATCTCGCTGTTAGGCTTAAGGATGCTTTTGCGGCGCGCACTCTTTCCTCTGCTGGTGCTGATATTTCCCTCCAGAATTCTGCCGGATGGAACCCTCTGCAGGAGGCTATGTGTCGCCGGAGTTCCGA includes these proteins:
- the LOC111803510 gene encoding 5'-adenylylsulfate reductase 1, chloroplastic-like, with amino-acid sequence MALASSSSASAITGSSFSRSISASEPKAPQIGLVRLFSRPNLPASSVNYSQRRCSVEPLHAEPKRNDSVAPLAASSVAPAVVEEVQVEDYEGLAKDLENASPLEIMDKALEKFGNDIAIAFSGAEDVALIEYAHLTGRPFRVFSLDTGRLNPETYKCFDEVEKHYGIHIEYMFPDAVEVQALVRSKGLFSFYEDGHQECCRVRKVRPLRRALKGLRAWITGQRKDQSPGTRSEVPVVQVDPVFEGLDGGIGSLVKWNPVANVGSKDIWDFLRSMNVPVNTLHSQGYVSIGCEPCTRPVLPWQHEREGRWWWEDAKAKECGLHKGNLKQEDAAELNGNVKGDSTDVDIFESQNLVSLTRDGIENLARLEGKKEPWIVVLYAPWCRFCQAMEGSYVELADKLAGTGVKVGKFRADTAKEFAQRELQLDSFPTILFFPKHSSRPIKYPSEKRDVDSLMAFVNAFR
- the LOC111803512 gene encoding lactoylglutathione lyase GLX1, translating into MAEVASLAPNADLLEWPKKDKRRFLHVVYRVGDLDRTIKFYTECFGMKLLRKRDVPEEKYSNAFLGFGPEDSNFVVELTYNYGVSSYDIGTGFGHFAIASQDVYKLVEDIRAKGGSITREPGPVKGGSSVIAFAKDPDGYIFELIQRGPTPEPLCQVMLRVGDLERSIKFYEKALGMRLLKKVDRPEYKYTLAMMGYADELETTVLELTYNYGVTEYTKGNAYAQVAIGTDDVYKSAEVIKLVNQELGGKITRQAGPLPGIGTKIVSFLDPDGWKTVLVDNADFQKELEHQ
- the LOC111803723 gene encoding probable rhamnogalacturonate lyase C, whose amino-acid sequence is MGKKKKLRLQNQGSHVILDNGLLMVTISNPQGYVSGIKYGNMDNLLDVKSSESKRGYWDINWSWPGGKDRYQLLKGSEFNVINATDDTIEISFRKASKLSSRYIMRTGMPGFYCYAIYEHPSACRAFDLVQTRMVFKLRQEKFHYMAISDEKQRIMPMPEDLHPGRGEELIVPESVLLVNPINPDLKGEVDDKYQYSVDNKDGGVHGWISSSPNNIGFWVVFPSHEFRNGGPTKQNLTVHTGPTCLAMFHGTHYIGEDILTHIKEGEAWRKVFGPVLVYLNSTSDVSEAHNLWIDAKEQENERGSISGRLLVQDRFISSSPIPARDAHVGLSAAREEGGWQIESKEYQFWVQTDSNGDFTIRNVIPGVYGLHGWVPGFIGDYLHQSLVTVSAGSHTHLGILTYSPLRDGPTVWEIGFPDRTAGSFYVPDVNPMFRQYGLWEGYSDLHPINDQVFTVGINDPKKDWFYAQVCRRGEDGKFVATTWSIKFNMTSLTEGTYRLRLAIASATRSDLKINVNSMGSESSLVFQLMNLGMDNTVCRHGNHGLYRNYSVEVPSSMLIKGDNNIFLTQARGGDELCGLLYDYLRLEAPDDTPSS